A part of Streptomyces sp. NBC_01210 genomic DNA contains:
- a CDS encoding response regulator transcription factor: MTTSREGDRILIVDDEPAVREALQRSLAFEGYGTEVAVDGVDALARAEAYAPDLIVLDIQMPRMDGLTAARRLRAAGSTTPILMLTARDTVGDRVTGLDAGADDYLVKPFELDELFARVRALLRRSSYATAGSAATDDDVLAFADLRMDLVTREVMRGTRRVELTRTEFTLLEMFLAHPRQVLTREQILKAVWGFDFEPSSNSLDVYVMYLRRKTEAAGEPRLVHTVRGVGYALRSGGAE; the protein is encoded by the coding sequence ATGACGACCTCCCGTGAAGGCGACCGCATCCTCATCGTCGACGACGAACCCGCCGTCCGTGAGGCGCTCCAGCGGTCTCTCGCCTTCGAGGGGTACGGGACCGAGGTCGCCGTCGACGGTGTCGACGCCCTCGCGCGGGCGGAGGCGTACGCGCCCGATCTGATCGTGCTCGACATCCAGATGCCCCGGATGGACGGACTGACCGCGGCCCGTCGGCTGCGCGCCGCCGGATCGACGACGCCGATCCTGATGCTGACCGCGCGGGACACGGTCGGCGACCGGGTGACGGGGCTGGACGCGGGGGCCGACGACTATCTGGTCAAGCCGTTCGAGCTGGACGAGCTGTTTGCCCGGGTGCGGGCGCTGCTGCGGCGCAGTTCGTACGCGACGGCCGGGAGCGCCGCCACCGACGACGATGTGCTGGCCTTCGCCGATCTGCGGATGGACCTGGTGACCCGCGAGGTCATGCGCGGCACACGCCGGGTGGAGCTGACGCGTACGGAGTTCACGCTCCTGGAGATGTTCCTCGCGCACCCGCGTCAGGTGCTCACCCGGGAACAGATCCTCAAGGCCGTGTGGGGCTTCGACTTCGAGCCCAGTTCGAATTCGCTGGATGTGTATGTGATGTATCTGCGTCGCAAGACGGAGGCGGCCGGCGAGCCGCGGCTGGTCCACACGGTGCGTGGCGTGGGCTACGCGCTGCGGTCGGGCGGCGCGGAGTGA
- a CDS encoding sensor histidine kinase: MIRRFRTLPLRSRLALLVALAVAVAVAAVSVACWLLTSSQLRAELDTSLRNTGAPEGTVQQALIACRTPRNETVDAHASGFAYIQIVGARGDRCVAPDSQPVKVQAADVAVAAGTRTDTLHEGVTDRGAAVRVRTTLVPLGPQWGTVAVSVSRPLAEIEASLNRLALLLTVLAGIGVLGAGAAGLWVARAGLKPVDQLTETVEHVARTEDLTVRIPVEGEDEIARLSRSFNSMTAALASSRDRQAQLIADAGHELRTPLTSLRTNIELLARSEETGRALPPADRTALMASVTAQMTELAVLIGDLQELSRPDAVHPEPLKVVAMHEIAEAALERARLRGPELTFTAELAPWYVRAEPAALQRAVVNVLDNAVKFSPPGGTVEVALSGGELTVRDHGPGIPADELPYVFERFWRSPSARALPGSGLGLSIVARTVQQSGGEVALVPAAGGGTRAVIRLPGAATPPPAA, translated from the coding sequence GTGATCAGAAGGTTCCGTACGCTGCCGCTGCGGTCCCGGCTGGCGCTGCTGGTGGCGTTGGCGGTCGCGGTGGCGGTCGCGGCGGTGTCCGTCGCCTGCTGGCTGCTGACCAGCTCCCAGCTGCGCGCCGAACTCGACACCTCTCTGCGGAACACCGGCGCTCCGGAAGGCACGGTGCAGCAGGCCCTGATCGCCTGTCGCACCCCGCGGAACGAGACCGTCGACGCTCACGCCTCGGGGTTCGCGTACATCCAGATCGTCGGGGCGCGCGGGGACCGCTGTGTCGCGCCGGACTCGCAGCCGGTGAAGGTCCAGGCTGCGGACGTCGCCGTCGCGGCGGGCACCAGGACCGACACACTGCACGAAGGCGTCACCGACAGGGGTGCCGCGGTACGCGTCCGCACCACCCTGGTTCCTCTCGGCCCGCAGTGGGGCACCGTCGCCGTGTCGGTCTCGCGTCCGCTGGCGGAGATCGAAGCGTCGCTGAACCGGCTCGCGCTGCTGCTCACCGTCCTCGCGGGGATCGGCGTGCTCGGCGCGGGCGCCGCCGGTCTCTGGGTCGCGCGGGCCGGCCTCAAGCCCGTCGACCAGCTCACCGAAACTGTCGAGCATGTCGCCCGTACCGAGGATCTGACCGTGCGTATCCCGGTCGAGGGCGAGGACGAGATCGCCCGGCTGTCCCGGTCCTTCAACTCCATGACCGCCGCGCTCGCCTCCTCGCGGGACCGGCAGGCGCAGCTGATCGCGGACGCCGGGCACGAGCTGCGTACGCCGCTGACCTCGCTGCGTACGAATATCGAGCTGCTGGCGCGCAGCGAGGAGACGGGCCGGGCGCTCCCGCCCGCGGACCGTACGGCGCTGATGGCCTCGGTCACGGCGCAGATGACCGAACTGGCCGTGCTCATCGGTGACTTGCAGGAGCTGTCCCGGCCTGACGCCGTCCACCCCGAGCCGCTGAAGGTCGTCGCGATGCACGAGATCGCCGAGGCCGCGCTGGAGCGGGCCCGGCTGCGCGGCCCCGAGCTGACCTTCACGGCGGAGCTGGCGCCCTGGTACGTACGGGCGGAGCCGGCCGCGCTGCAGCGGGCGGTGGTCAATGTCCTGGACAACGCGGTGAAGTTCTCGCCGCCGGGCGGGACGGTCGAGGTGGCTCTCAGCGGCGGTGAGCTGACGGTACGGGACCACGGTCCCGGTATCCCCGCCGATGAACTCCCGTATGTCTTCGAGCGGTTCTGGCGCTCGCCGTCCGCGCGTGCGCTGCCGGGATCGGGGCTCGGGCTGTCGATCGTGGCCCGTACGGTCCAGCAGTCGGGCGGCGAGGTCGCGCTCGTTCCGGCGGCGGGCGGCGGAACGCGCGCGGTGATCCGGTTGCCGGGGGCGGCGACCCCGCCGCCTGCCGCCTAG
- a CDS encoding bifunctional metallophosphatase/5'-nucleotidase, with amino-acid sequence MSATQQKNRATRRTRRILATAAGLATVGALVAAMPANATSSSDRHGDRHHTPARTVDVQLLSFNDLHGNLEPPAGSAGTVSEKQADGTVKAIPAGGAEYLATSLRGARKGHPYSITAAGGDMVGASPLLSGLFHDEPTIEALNKIDLDVTAVGNHEFDEGAVELARLQKGGCHPVEGCYEKGKKFKGADFPYLAANVTKETTGKPILKPYTVWKKNGVKIGFIGVTLEGTPDIVNANGIKGLKFNDEVETINKYAKELDRQGVKSIVALIHEGGSPASSSYNYDCDSPGAGDGISGPIVDIAKNITPKVDALVTGHTHQAYVCTVPDPSGKPRMVTSAASYGKLYTDTTLTYDRRTKDIVRTSVKSANRIVSRDQAKAEDMTALIARWNKLAAPVANRPQGWISADINGRGSTAPEKPLGDLIADAQLEGLAPADKGGAQLALMNPGGIRSDLVFKASGSEGDGVVTYGESFTVQPFTNMMNVVDLTGAQLITTLQQQVSGPNEASPKILQVSKGFTYTLDLKKTGAARIDVASVKLNGVAIDPAKTYRVAMNEFLAGGGDGFPVLKEHKNKLVGASDLDVFNAYLVANSTAAKPITPPAADRITVVQ; translated from the coding sequence ATGTCAGCGACACAACAGAAGAACCGCGCGACCCGGCGGACCCGGCGGATACTCGCCACCGCCGCCGGACTGGCCACCGTCGGCGCACTCGTCGCCGCGATGCCGGCCAATGCCACCAGCAGCAGCGACCGCCACGGCGACCGTCACCACACGCCCGCGCGCACGGTCGATGTACAGCTGCTCTCCTTCAATGACCTGCACGGGAACCTGGAGCCGCCCGCCGGCTCGGCCGGGACGGTCAGTGAGAAGCAGGCCGACGGCACCGTCAAGGCCATCCCGGCCGGTGGTGCCGAGTATCTGGCGACCTCGCTGCGCGGTGCGCGCAAGGGGCACCCGTACTCCATCACTGCCGCCGGCGGCGACATGGTCGGTGCCAGCCCGCTGCTCTCCGGGCTCTTCCACGACGAGCCGACCATCGAGGCGCTCAACAAGATCGACCTCGATGTGACGGCCGTGGGCAACCACGAGTTCGACGAGGGCGCGGTCGAGCTCGCCCGGCTCCAGAAGGGTGGCTGCCACCCGGTCGAGGGCTGCTACGAGAAGGGGAAGAAGTTCAAGGGCGCGGACTTCCCCTACCTCGCGGCCAACGTCACCAAGGAGACGACCGGCAAGCCGATCCTCAAGCCGTACACGGTCTGGAAGAAGAACGGCGTCAAGATCGGCTTCATCGGTGTGACCCTCGAGGGCACGCCGGACATCGTCAACGCCAACGGCATCAAGGGCCTCAAGTTCAACGACGAGGTCGAGACGATCAACAAGTACGCCAAGGAGCTCGACCGCCAGGGCGTGAAGTCGATCGTCGCGCTGATCCACGAGGGCGGCTCGCCGGCCTCCTCCTCGTACAACTACGACTGCGACTCGCCGGGCGCGGGCGACGGCATTTCCGGCCCGATCGTCGATATCGCCAAGAACATCACGCCCAAGGTGGACGCGCTGGTCACCGGCCACACCCACCAGGCGTACGTGTGCACGGTTCCGGACCCGTCCGGCAAGCCGCGCATGGTCACTTCGGCGGCCTCGTACGGCAAGCTCTACACGGACACCACGCTCACGTACGACCGTCGCACCAAGGACATCGTCCGTACGTCGGTGAAGTCGGCGAACCGCATCGTCAGCCGTGACCAGGCCAAGGCCGAGGACATGACGGCACTCATCGCGCGCTGGAACAAGCTTGCCGCGCCGGTCGCGAACCGCCCGCAGGGCTGGATCTCCGCCGACATCAACGGCCGTGGCTCGACGGCGCCCGAGAAGCCGCTCGGCGACCTGATCGCGGACGCGCAGCTCGAGGGCCTGGCCCCGGCGGACAAGGGCGGGGCGCAGCTCGCGCTGATGAACCCGGGCGGGATCAGGTCCGACCTGGTCTTCAAGGCCTCGGGCAGTGAGGGCGACGGGGTGGTGACGTACGGCGAGTCGTTCACCGTGCAGCCGTTCACCAACATGATGAACGTCGTCGACCTGACCGGCGCCCAGCTGATCACCACGCTCCAGCAGCAGGTCAGCGGCCCGAACGAGGCCTCTCCGAAGATCCTTCAGGTCTCGAAGGGCTTCACCTACACCCTGGATCTGAAGAAGACGGGTGCGGCCCGGATCGATGTGGCCTCGGTGAAGCTGAACGGCGTCGCGATCGACCCGGCGAAGACCTACCGGGTCGCGATGAACGAGTTCCTGGCGGGCGGCGGTGACGGCTTCCCGGTGCTGAAGGAGCACAAGAACAAGCTGGTCGGCGCCTCCGACCTGGATGTCTTCAACGCCTACCTGGTGGCGAACTCGACGGCGGCCAAGCCGATCACGCCGCCGGCCGCCGACCGGATCACGGTCGTGCAGTAG
- a CDS encoding S1C family serine protease yields MTDYYRRSGDEGQQQPYTTGGSPPPPTHEPTPPVTVWPGDGGAGYQPPGGVVQAGPGGGPAHRARAKRPVALIAAVAIVAAAIGGGASVLVQRLTDNGTGSSGTGVTGTNVSQSSTGTVAGVAQAVSPSIVEISATSSAGQSTGSGVIITGDGEIITNNHVVSGADSVKVRLSSGKTYTAKVVGTDPDKDLALIKLAGAGGTSQAEGSGGGLKAAALGDSSKVKVGDEVVAIGSPEGLTGTVTSGIVSALNRDVTVAKQQDQGQQQQQPGGGWPFEFGGQQFNGDTGSSKTTYKALQTDASLNPGNSGGALINMNGEIIGINSAMYSPSSGSGSTAGSVGLGFAIPVDTVKADLDDLRSGGSS; encoded by the coding sequence ATGACGGACTACTACCGCCGCAGCGGCGACGAGGGCCAGCAGCAGCCGTACACCACCGGCGGATCCCCCCCGCCTCCTACCCATGAGCCCACCCCGCCCGTCACCGTATGGCCCGGAGACGGCGGCGCCGGGTATCAGCCGCCGGGCGGCGTCGTGCAGGCCGGTCCCGGCGGGGGGCCCGCGCACCGGGCCAGGGCCAAGCGGCCCGTCGCGCTCATCGCCGCCGTTGCCATCGTCGCCGCGGCCATCGGCGGCGGCGCGTCCGTCCTGGTCCAGCGGCTCACCGACAACGGCACCGGCAGCAGCGGCACCGGCGTGACGGGCACCAATGTGTCGCAGAGCAGCACCGGCACCGTCGCCGGCGTCGCGCAGGCCGTGTCGCCGAGCATCGTCGAGATCAGCGCGACCTCCTCCGCCGGGCAGTCCACCGGTTCCGGCGTGATCATCACCGGCGACGGCGAGATCATCACCAACAACCACGTCGTCTCCGGGGCCGACTCCGTCAAGGTGCGGCTCAGCAGCGGCAAGACGTACACCGCCAAGGTCGTCGGCACCGACCCGGACAAGGATCTGGCTCTGATCAAGCTGGCGGGCGCTGGGGGTACCTCCCAGGCCGAAGGCTCTGGGGGAGGCCTGAAGGCGGCGGCACTCGGCGACTCCAGCAAGGTCAAGGTCGGCGACGAGGTCGTCGCCATCGGCTCGCCCGAGGGCCTGACCGGCACCGTGACCAGCGGAATCGTCTCCGCGCTCAACCGTGATGTCACCGTCGCGAAGCAGCAGGACCAAGGTCAGCAGCAACAGCAGCCGGGCGGCGGCTGGCCCTTCGAGTTCGGCGGGCAGCAGTTCAACGGCGACACGGGCTCGTCGAAGACGACGTACAAGGCCCTCCAGACGGACGCCTCCCTCAACCCCGGCAACTCCGGCGGCGCCCTCATCAACATGAACGGCGAGATAATCGGTATCAACTCCGCGATGTACTCGCCCAGTTCGGGCTCCGGCTCCACCGCGGGCAGCGTCGGCCTCGGCTTCGCCATCCCCGTCGACACGGTCAAGGCCGACCTGGACGACCTGCGCTCCGGCGGCAGCAGCTGA
- the mshD gene encoding mycothiol synthase, translating to MTDATAALEPGRQIQTLEELTPEQAQAVLGMLGHAARSDGMQAVSEQGRLQLRGGKREGVRHLLLTVANELVGYAQLEDTDPVEAPAAELVVHPSHRGRGHGRALGTALLAASGKRLRVWAHGGKSAARHLAQVLGLTLFRELRQLRRPLNPLNIPEPVFPPGVTVRTFVPGQDDAAWLAVNAAAFAHHPEQGSLTQRDLDDRKAEPWFDPKGFFLAEREGELIGFHWTKVHAAEHLGEVYVVGIRPEAQGGGLGKALTALGLRHLAAEGLPTAMLYVDADNTAALTVYERLGFVTHEVDLMYRTES from the coding sequence ATGACAGACGCAACAGCCGCACTCGAGCCCGGCCGGCAGATTCAGACCCTCGAGGAGCTCACGCCCGAGCAGGCCCAGGCCGTACTCGGCATGCTCGGTCACGCCGCCCGGTCCGACGGGATGCAGGCCGTCTCCGAGCAGGGGCGGCTGCAGCTGCGCGGCGGGAAGCGGGAGGGCGTTCGGCATCTCCTTCTCACCGTCGCCAACGAGCTCGTCGGGTACGCGCAGCTGGAGGACACCGACCCCGTCGAGGCCCCGGCCGCCGAGCTGGTCGTGCATCCCTCGCACCGCGGGCGCGGTCACGGGCGGGCGCTCGGGACCGCGTTGCTGGCGGCGTCCGGTAAGCGGCTGCGGGTGTGGGCGCACGGCGGGAAGTCAGCCGCGCGGCATCTGGCCCAGGTGCTCGGGCTGACCCTCTTCCGTGAACTGCGCCAGCTGCGGCGGCCGTTGAACCCGCTGAACATCCCCGAGCCGGTGTTCCCGCCCGGCGTCACCGTACGCACCTTCGTGCCCGGGCAGGACGACGCCGCCTGGCTCGCCGTGAACGCCGCCGCGTTTGCCCACCACCCCGAGCAGGGGTCCCTGACACAGCGGGACCTCGACGACCGCAAGGCCGAGCCGTGGTTCGACCCCAAGGGCTTCTTCCTCGCCGAGCGCGAGGGGGAACTCATCGGCTTCCACTGGACGAAGGTGCACGCCGCGGAGCACCTCGGCGAGGTGTACGTCGTCGGCATCCGGCCCGAGGCGCAGGGCGGCGGCCTCGGCAAGGCCCTCACCGCGCTCGGGCTGCGCCATCTCGCCGCCGAGGGGCTGCCGACCGCGATGCTCTACGTCGACGCGGACAACACGGCCGCGCTGACGGTGTACGAGCGCCTCGGCTTTGTCACCCACGAGGTGGATCTCATGTACCGGACCGAGTCCTGA
- a CDS encoding phosphatidylinositol-specific phospholipase C, producing the protein MDRRSFLAGAAAVSATALIGAPAFAAPRRTLSAQDWMAGAGDSTALARLTIPGTHDSGARFGGLWTECQNTTVADQLNSGIRFLDVRCRVTGDSFAIHHGAFYQNLMFGDVLIACRDFLAAHPSETVLMRVKQEYSQESDAAFRRVFDLYLDGKGWRSLFRIGDGLPTLGQARGKVVLLGDNGGLPGVRYGDGNLFDIQDDWNAAPNAKYPKTEAHFRKAAQQPGKLYINFVSTSAYLPPRWNSDNLNPRVHSFIDGSEASGWKGLGIVPLDFPNTRSGLVDSLIRHN; encoded by the coding sequence ATGGACCGACGGAGCTTTCTCGCGGGTGCGGCAGCCGTCTCCGCGACCGCCCTCATCGGCGCACCGGCGTTCGCCGCGCCGCGGCGCACTCTGTCCGCGCAGGACTGGATGGCGGGCGCCGGCGACTCGACCGCCCTGGCGCGGCTGACGATCCCCGGCACCCATGACTCTGGCGCACGCTTCGGCGGCCTCTGGACGGAGTGCCAGAACACCACCGTCGCCGACCAGTTGAACAGCGGTATCCGCTTCCTGGACGTACGGTGCCGGGTCACCGGCGACTCCTTCGCCATCCACCACGGGGCGTTCTACCAGAATCTGATGTTCGGCGATGTGCTCATCGCCTGCCGGGACTTCCTCGCCGCCCACCCCTCCGAGACGGTCCTGATGCGCGTCAAGCAGGAGTACTCGCAGGAGAGCGACGCCGCCTTCCGTCGGGTCTTCGACCTGTATCTGGACGGCAAGGGCTGGCGCTCGCTGTTCCGCATCGGCGACGGGCTGCCGACGCTGGGCCAGGCACGCGGCAAGGTCGTGCTGCTCGGCGACAACGGCGGACTGCCCGGCGTCCGCTACGGCGACGGGAACCTCTTCGACATCCAGGACGACTGGAACGCCGCGCCGAACGCCAAGTACCCCAAGACCGAGGCGCACTTCCGCAAGGCGGCCCAGCAGCCCGGCAAGCTGTACATCAACTTTGTCAGCACCTCCGCGTATCTGCCGCCGCGCTGGAACTCCGACAACCTCAACCCGAGGGTTCACTCCTTCATCGACGGCTCCGAGGCGAGTGGGTGGAAGGGGCTCGGCATCGTGCCGCTCGACTTCCCCAACACCCGATCGGGCCTGGTCGATTCACTCATCCGGCACAACTGA
- a CDS encoding NUDIX hydrolase, which translates to MGDDVVPAAGCVLWRRSPYGDDGIEICLVHRPKYDDWSHPKGKLKRGEDALFGALREVLEETGHQCVPGARLPTAHYIANGRPKQVSYWAAEATTGTFTPNEEVDRILWLSPTAARNRLTQPRDRTLLDALLAALHSA; encoded by the coding sequence CTGGGGGACGACGTCGTGCCGGCCGCCGGCTGTGTGCTGTGGCGCCGCTCCCCGTACGGGGACGACGGTATCGAGATCTGCCTCGTACACCGTCCCAAGTACGACGACTGGTCGCACCCGAAGGGCAAGCTGAAGCGCGGCGAGGACGCCCTTTTCGGCGCGCTGCGCGAAGTACTCGAGGAGACCGGCCACCAGTGCGTCCCCGGTGCCCGCCTCCCCACCGCGCACTACATTGCGAACGGACGCCCCAAGCAGGTCAGCTACTGGGCCGCCGAGGCGACCACGGGAACCTTCACCCCGAACGAGGAGGTCGACCGCATCCTCTGGCTCTCCCCGACAGCAGCCCGCAACCGCCTCACCCAGCCGCGCGACCGCACGCTCCTGGACGCGCTGCTCGCGGCCCTCCACTCGGCGTGA
- a CDS encoding CHAD domain-containing protein translates to MHSPDISRQDTAAVPAGLPAAVTAGEALARYLHAQAGDFLRSLRLHSESGADTVGVAAAARALRQASRRISGTLHTFRPLLDPAWADGLRTELAWLSATLAQEHACTSRLGRLLEALSRLSGAVPLPPARGQLGPLEAATSEAATSEAGASEAATSEPGASEPGAETPRSTGTLTVGAARAGALLERQLTLARTRAHSAALQALGSSRFHAVADAVAVLASELPLGPPAGAPAAEALTLPAELAERRFLEAVAALPLARAAHPYNAEALVHGLAAASAGEAQDAPWHQVRLLLRLHRYAQEVLHPKTDPVLCHAGLVLDRHRDAAEAADAAATAARTPRIAPATAYALGVLHADQRHEVEAARFAFQQVWQRAAAVTAP, encoded by the coding sequence GTGCACAGCCCTGATATCTCCCGGCAGGACACTGCCGCCGTCCCGGCCGGTCTCCCGGCCGCGGTCACGGCGGGAGAGGCCCTTGCCCGGTATCTCCATGCGCAGGCGGGCGACTTCCTGCGCAGTCTGCGGCTGCACAGCGAGAGCGGCGCGGACACGGTGGGCGTGGCGGCGGCCGCCCGCGCGCTGCGCCAGGCGTCCCGGCGGATCAGCGGAACGCTGCACACCTTCCGGCCGCTGCTCGACCCCGCCTGGGCGGACGGTCTGCGCACCGAGCTGGCCTGGCTCTCCGCCACTCTGGCCCAGGAGCACGCCTGCACCTCACGGCTCGGCCGGCTGCTGGAGGCGCTGTCCCGGCTATCGGGTGCGGTACCGCTGCCGCCCGCGAGGGGTCAGCTCGGCCCGCTCGAGGCCGCCACTTCCGAAGCCGCCACTTCGGAGGCCGGCGCTTCCGAGGCCGCCACTTCCGAGCCCGGCGCTTCCGAGCCCGGCGCCGAGACGCCCCGCAGTACCGGCACGCTCACGGTCGGTGCCGCACGGGCCGGGGCCCTGCTGGAGCGGCAGCTGACCCTCGCCCGGACCCGCGCCCACTCCGCCGCGCTCCAGGCGCTCGGCTCCTCCCGCTTCCACGCGGTCGCCGACGCCGTCGCGGTACTCGCCTCCGAGCTGCCGCTCGGCCCGCCGGCCGGCGCCCCGGCCGCCGAGGCCCTGACGCTGCCCGCGGAGCTCGCCGAGCGCCGGTTCCTGGAGGCGGTGGCCGCACTGCCGCTGGCCCGCGCGGCACATCCGTACAACGCGGAGGCCCTGGTGCACGGCCTCGCCGCCGCATCGGCCGGAGAGGCGCAGGACGCGCCCTGGCACCAGGTGCGGCTGCTGCTGCGACTTCACCGGTACGCACAGGAGGTGCTGCACCCGAAGACGGATCCGGTGCTGTGCCATGCGGGGCTGGTCCTCGACCGCCACCGCGACGCCGCGGAGGCCGCTGATGCGGCCGCCACCGCAGCCCGTACGCCGCGGATCGCCCCGGCCACCGCGTACGCCCTGGGTGTGCTGCACGCCGATCAGCGGCACGAGGTCGAGGCAGCCCGTTTCGCCTTCCAGCAGGTGTGGCAGAGGGCCGCGGCGGTGACGGCACCGTGA
- a CDS encoding RNA degradosome polyphosphate kinase, with protein MSHQPAEVPVQHPQPSVGSIAAHRPHTVAATVSDLEPDIDADLDAYEEDHDGDGAELPQGRFLDRERSWLAFNERVLELAEDPATPLLERANFLAIFASNLDEFFMVRVAGLKRRIATGVATRSASGLQPREVLDLIWNRSRELMARHAACYQQDVAPALAEESIHLIRWPDLTEKEQARLFTLFRQQIFPVLTPLAVDPAHPFPYISGLSLNLAVVVRNPVSGHRHFARVKVPPLLSRFLEASPQRYVPLEDVIAAHLEELFPGMEVLAHHMFRVTRNEDLEVEEDDAENLLQALEKELMRRRFGPPVRLEVEESIDPYVLDLLVRELKVSDAEVYPLPGPLDLTGLFGIAKLDRPELKYPKFIAGTHRDLAEVESASAPDIFMALRERDVLLHHPYDSFSTSVQAFLEQAAADPDVLAIKQTLYRTSGDSPIVDALIDAAESGKQVLVLVEIKARFDEQANIKWARKLEESGCHVVYGLVGLKTHCKLSLVVRQEGDTLRRYSHVGTGNYHPKTARLYEDLGLLTADPQVGADLSDLFNRLSGYSRRETYRRLLVAPKSLRDGLIARINKEAAHHRAGRPAYVRIKVNSMVDEAIIDACYRAAMAGVRVDIWVRGICALRPGVPGLSENIRVRSILGRFLEHSRIFAFGNGGEPEVWFGSADMMHRNLDRRIEALVRVTDPAHRAALTRLLETGMSDSTSSWHLGPDGAWIRHSTDSEGQPLRHIQEMLIDARRRRRAQP; from the coding sequence ATGAGCCACCAGCCCGCCGAGGTACCGGTCCAGCACCCCCAGCCGTCCGTCGGTTCCATCGCCGCGCACCGGCCGCACACCGTCGCGGCCACGGTGTCCGATCTCGAGCCCGACATCGATGCCGACCTCGACGCCTACGAGGAAGATCACGACGGCGACGGCGCCGAATTGCCCCAGGGACGCTTCCTCGACCGCGAACGAAGCTGGCTCGCGTTCAACGAGCGCGTCCTGGAGCTCGCCGAGGATCCCGCCACCCCGCTGCTCGAACGGGCGAACTTCCTCGCGATCTTCGCGTCCAACCTGGACGAGTTCTTCATGGTCCGGGTGGCCGGCCTGAAGCGCCGTATCGCGACCGGCGTCGCCACCCGCTCCGCGTCCGGTCTGCAGCCCCGCGAGGTCCTGGACCTGATCTGGAACCGCTCCCGCGAGCTCATGGCCCGGCACGCCGCCTGCTACCAGCAGGACGTCGCCCCGGCGCTCGCCGAGGAGTCCATCCACCTCATCCGCTGGCCCGACCTCACCGAGAAGGAGCAGGCCCGCCTCTTCACGCTCTTCCGGCAGCAGATCTTCCCGGTCCTGACCCCGCTGGCCGTGGACCCGGCGCACCCCTTCCCCTATATCTCCGGCCTCTCGCTGAACCTCGCGGTCGTCGTGCGCAACCCGGTCAGCGGCCACCGCCACTTCGCGCGGGTGAAGGTCCCGCCGCTGCTGTCCCGCTTCCTGGAGGCCTCCCCGCAGCGGTACGTCCCTCTCGAGGACGTCATCGCCGCGCATCTGGAGGAGCTGTTCCCCGGCATGGAGGTGCTCGCGCACCATATGTTCCGGGTGACCAGGAACGAGGACCTGGAGGTGGAGGAGGACGACGCGGAGAACCTTCTGCAGGCGCTGGAGAAGGAGCTCATGCGGCGCCGCTTCGGGCCGCCGGTGCGGCTCGAGGTCGAGGAGTCCATCGATCCGTACGTGCTCGATCTGCTGGTCCGCGAGCTGAAGGTGTCCGACGCCGAGGTCTATCCGCTGCCCGGTCCGCTGGACCTGACGGGCCTCTTCGGCATCGCGAAGCTGGACCGGCCCGAGCTGAAGTACCCGAAGTTCATCGCGGGCACCCACCGGGATCTCGCCGAGGTCGAGTCGGCCTCCGCGCCGGACATATTCATGGCGCTGCGCGAGCGTGACGTACTGCTGCACCACCCGTACGACTCGTTCTCGACGTCCGTACAGGCCTTCCTGGAGCAGGCCGCGGCCGACCCGGACGTGCTCGCCATCAAGCAGACGCTGTACCGCACCTCCGGCGACTCCCCGATTGTCGACGCGCTGATCGACGCCGCCGAATCGGGCAAGCAGGTCCTGGTACTGGTGGAGATCAAGGCCCGCTTCGACGAGCAGGCCAACATCAAGTGGGCGCGCAAGCTGGAGGAGTCCGGCTGCCATGTCGTCTACGGTCTTGTCGGCCTGAAGACCCACTGCAAACTGTCGCTGGTGGTCCGCCAGGAGGGCGACACACTGCGCCGCTACTCGCACGTCGGCACCGGCAACTACCACCCGAAGACGGCCCGCCTGTACGAGGACCTGGGGCTGCTGACCGCGGACCCGCAGGTCGGGGCGGACCTCTCGGACCTGTTCAACCGGCTCTCGGGCTACTCGCGCCGCGAGACGTACCGCCGTCTGCTGGTCGCACCCAAGTCCCTGCGCGACGGCCTGATCGCGCGAATAAACAAGGAAGCCGCACACCACCGCGCCGGACGGCCCGCCTACGTACGCATCAAGGTCAACTCGATGGTGGACGAGGCGATCATCGACGCCTGCTACCGGGCGGCGATGGCGGGCGTGCGGGTGGACATCTGGGTCCGCGGCATCTGCGCGCTGCGCCCCGGAGTCCCCGGCCTCTCGGAGAACATCCGGGTGCGCTCGATCCTCGGCCGCTTCCTGGAGCACTCCCGGATCTTCGCCTTCGGCAACGGCGGCGAGCCCGAGGTGTGGTTCGGCAGCGCCGACATGATGCACCGCAACCTCGACCGCCGTATCGAGGCACTGGTACGGGTCACCGACCCGGCCCACCGCGCGGCCCTCACCCGGCTGCTGGAGACCGGCATGTCCGACAGCACGTCCTCCTGGCATCTCGGCCCGGACGGCGCGTGGATCCGGCACTCCACGGACTCGGAAGGCCAACCGCTGCGGCACATACAGGAGATGCTCATAGACGCCCGGAGGCGCCGGCGTGCACAGCCCTGA